A section of the Pseudomonas fluorescens genome encodes:
- a CDS encoding LacI family DNA-binding transcriptional regulator: protein MNKKKSVTISDIAKRVNMTTITVSRALSKPDLVKPATLARILEVARELDYVPNTFARGLKRSESLIIGVITASVDNPFYSEMIKAISREAKKHGYTIMLVDTDELEELESKAVDTLLGYRVAGIILSPVSDEPHYQPGYLERLGNGKTPVVLLDRTIHDSPFSRVVLDNYHSGIEAAQYLLRQNPALKRLLVLTGPEHSRITVERLKGLREVLAAHPQVQVQVCAGDYTLMPSYLHTLDYLAAHATPDAIMGFNQLITLGALRALRMHNIPHDSLTICGIDRLPFADIFGVPIACVAHDASLAGSSAVRLLLDRLQDPYKPRDKVVIAGKLENG from the coding sequence ATGAACAAGAAAAAATCCGTCACCATCAGCGACATCGCCAAACGGGTCAACATGACCACTATCACGGTGTCCCGGGCGTTGAGCAAACCCGATCTGGTCAAGCCCGCCACCCTGGCGCGGATCCTCGAAGTGGCACGTGAGCTGGACTACGTGCCAAACACCTTCGCCCGTGGGCTCAAGCGCAGCGAGAGCCTGATCATCGGGGTGATCACGGCGTCGGTGGACAACCCGTTCTACAGCGAAATGATCAAGGCGATTTCCCGCGAGGCGAAAAAGCACGGCTACACCATCATGCTGGTAGACACCGACGAGCTGGAAGAATTGGAAAGCAAGGCCGTGGACACCTTGCTGGGCTATCGCGTGGCGGGGATTATCCTGTCGCCGGTCTCCGACGAGCCGCACTACCAACCTGGTTACCTGGAACGCCTGGGCAATGGCAAGACCCCGGTGGTGCTGCTCGACCGCACGATCCACGACAGCCCGTTCAGCCGCGTGGTGCTGGACAACTACCACAGCGGGATCGAGGCCGCACAGTACCTGTTGCGCCAGAACCCGGCGCTCAAGCGCCTGCTGGTGCTGACCGGGCCTGAACATTCGCGTATCACCGTGGAGCGTCTCAAGGGCCTGCGCGAAGTGCTGGCCGCCCATCCCCAGGTGCAGGTCCAAGTGTGTGCCGGCGACTACACCTTGATGCCCTCCTACCTGCACACCCTCGACTACCTGGCCGCCCACGCCACACCGGATGCAATCATGGGCTTCAACCAATTGATCACCCTCGGCGCCCTGCGTGCCTTGCGCATGCACAACATCCCCCACGACAGCCTGACCATCTGTGGCATCGACCGCCTGCCCTTTGCCGATATCTTCGGCGTGCCGATTGCCTGTGTGGCCCACGATGCGTCGCTGGCCGGCAGCAGTGCGGTACGCCTGTTGCTCGACCGCCTGCAAGACCCTTACAAGCCCCGGGACAAGGTGGTGATTGCCGGTAAGCTGGAGAATGGCTAG
- a CDS encoding ABC transporter permease has protein sequence MQQGAQVNTSINRAGTQRLRQNLARLVRSPAFYPFIGLLLVTAVMIVASDTFLTASNLSNIARQVSINAIIAVGMTCVILTGGIDLSVGPVMALSGTLTAGLMVAGLPPGLAIGAGLLIGVAFGVGNGLFVAYLHMPPIIVTLATMGIARGFGLMYTDGYPISGLPEWFGFFGRESVLGIQVPILIMLVTYLVAYVLLQHTRIGRYIYAIGGNEEAVRLSGVRAARFKLLVYGISGLTAAIAGLVLTSRLMSGQPNAGIGFELDAIAAVVLGGASIAGGRGVIVGTLLGAMLLGVLNNGLNMLGVSPYVQSVIKGAIILLAIFISRQRHR, from the coding sequence ATGCAACAGGGGGCTCAAGTGAATACGTCCATTAACCGCGCAGGCACCCAGCGGCTACGCCAGAACCTGGCGCGACTGGTGCGCTCGCCAGCGTTTTATCCGTTTATCGGGCTATTGCTGGTCACGGCGGTGATGATCGTGGCCAGCGATACTTTTCTCACCGCCAGTAACCTGTCCAATATCGCCCGCCAGGTGTCGATCAACGCGATCATCGCAGTGGGCATGACCTGTGTGATCCTCACCGGCGGCATCGATTTGTCAGTGGGGCCAGTGATGGCCTTGTCCGGCACCTTGACCGCCGGCCTGATGGTGGCGGGCCTGCCACCGGGCCTGGCGATTGGCGCCGGGCTGCTGATCGGCGTGGCGTTCGGTGTCGGCAACGGCCTGTTCGTGGCCTACCTGCATATGCCTCCGATCATCGTCACCCTGGCCACCATGGGTATCGCCCGGGGCTTTGGCCTGATGTACACCGATGGCTATCCGATTTCCGGGCTGCCGGAGTGGTTCGGTTTCTTTGGCCGCGAAAGCGTACTGGGCATCCAGGTGCCGATCCTGATCATGCTGGTCACCTATCTGGTGGCCTATGTGCTGCTGCAACACACGCGCATCGGTCGCTATATCTACGCCATTGGCGGCAACGAAGAAGCGGTGCGCTTGTCCGGGGTGCGGGCGGCGCGCTTCAAGCTGTTGGTGTATGGCATAAGCGGCTTGACCGCCGCCATTGCCGGGTTGGTGCTGACCTCGCGCCTGATGAGTGGCCAGCCCAATGCGGGCATCGGCTTCGAGCTGGATGCGATTGCCGCCGTGGTCCTGGGTGGTGCCTCGATCGCCGGTGGGCGCGGGGTGATTGTCGGCACCTTGCTCGGCGCCATGCTGCTGGGGGTATTGAACAACGGCCTGAACATGCTCGGGGTCTCGCCCTATGTGCAGAGCGTGATCAAGGGCGCAATTATTTTGCTGGCGATCTTTATCAGCCGTCAGCGCCACAGGTAA
- a CDS encoding sugar ABC transporter ATP-binding protein, which yields MSSLLQLENICKRYPGVQALKSINLQVERGEIHALLGENGAGKSTLMKILGGVEHQDEGRILIDGQAQQFATYRDAIAAGIGIVFQEFSLIPYLTAVENIFLGHELNNRFGLLRKRDMHQAAQALFQRLGVSIDLQCPVKHLSVAEQQFVEIAKALALDARLLVLDEPTATLTPSEAELLFEIMRELKRQGVAVIFISHHLEEIFQVCDRISVLRDGGNVGVTDVAHSNIDRLVEMMVGRKLECSFPPKPVTARGPLLLEVKDIQLQRNGPHNQFQLHQGEILGFAGLVGSGRTELALGMMGALATVTKDVWLRGVKVSLDDPAQALAHGIGLLPESRKSEGLITDFSIRENISINNLHKYQGASGLIDKGKECASVDELMRQLSIKAPSGESRVFNLSGGNQQKVVIARWINHHCDVLVFDEPTRGIDVGAKAQIYALMRKLTEQGYAIIMISSELPEIVGMCDRVAVFHKGAIVKVLEASAVNPQEVMRHATGGSSEYVH from the coding sequence ATGAGCAGTCTTTTGCAACTGGAAAATATCTGTAAACGCTACCCGGGGGTGCAAGCCCTCAAGTCCATCAACCTGCAGGTGGAGCGCGGCGAGATTCATGCCTTGCTCGGGGAAAATGGCGCGGGTAAATCGACCTTGATGAAGATCCTCGGCGGGGTCGAGCACCAGGACGAAGGGCGCATCCTGATTGACGGCCAGGCGCAGCAGTTCGCGACCTATCGCGATGCGATTGCCGCCGGCATCGGCATTGTGTTCCAGGAGTTCAGCCTGATTCCCTACCTCACGGCGGTAGAAAACATCTTCCTCGGCCATGAGCTGAACAACCGCTTCGGCCTGTTGCGCAAGCGTGACATGCATCAAGCCGCCCAGGCGCTGTTCCAGCGCCTGGGCGTGAGTATCGACCTGCAATGCCCGGTCAAGCACCTGAGCGTGGCCGAGCAGCAGTTTGTCGAGATCGCCAAGGCCCTGGCCCTGGACGCGCGGCTGTTGGTACTCGATGAGCCCACCGCCACCCTCACGCCGAGCGAGGCCGAACTGTTGTTTGAGATCATGCGCGAGCTCAAGCGCCAGGGTGTGGCGGTGATTTTTATCTCCCATCACCTGGAGGAAATTTTCCAGGTGTGCGACCGCATCAGCGTATTGCGCGATGGCGGCAATGTCGGCGTCACCGATGTGGCGCACAGCAATATCGACCGCCTGGTCGAGATGATGGTGGGCCGCAAACTCGAATGCAGTTTCCCCCCAAAACCGGTTACCGCTCGCGGGCCGCTGCTGCTGGAGGTCAAGGACATTCAACTGCAGCGCAATGGCCCGCACAACCAGTTCCAACTGCACCAGGGTGAGATCCTCGGCTTTGCCGGGCTGGTGGGTTCGGGCCGCACCGAACTGGCCCTGGGCATGATGGGCGCGCTGGCGACGGTGACCAAGGACGTATGGTTGCGCGGGGTCAAAGTCAGCCTCGACGACCCGGCCCAGGCCTTGGCCCATGGAATCGGCCTGCTGCCGGAAAGCCGCAAGAGCGAAGGCCTGATCACCGACTTCAGCATTCGCGAAAATATCTCCATCAACAACCTGCACAAGTACCAGGGCGCCAGCGGCCTGATCGACAAGGGCAAGGAGTGCGCCAGTGTCGATGAGTTGATGCGACAGCTGTCGATCAAGGCCCCGAGCGGCGAAAGCCGGGTGTTCAACCTCAGCGGCGGCAACCAGCAGAAAGTGGTGATTGCGCGCTGGATCAACCATCACTGCGATGTGCTGGTGTTCGACGAGCCCACCCGTGGCATCGATGTCGGTGCCAAGGCACAGATCTACGCACTGATGCGCAAGCTCACCGAGCAAGGCTACGCCATCATCATGATTTCCTCGGAACTGCCGGAAATCGTCGGCATGTGCGACCGCGTCGCCGTGTTCCACAAGGGCGCCATCGTCAAGGTACTGGAAGCGTCTGCCGTCAACCCACAAGAGGTCATGCGCCATGCAACAGGGGGCTCAAGTGAATACGTCCATTAA
- a CDS encoding LysR family transcriptional regulator, with amino-acid sequence MDIELARTFLEITRCGSLAAAAEKLHVTQTAITARVQKLESQLDSTLFVRNRAGARLTADGEAFVVYANQLVQTWEAARRDLPLPEGYRNVLHIGGEVSLCNPLMLGWAKALREHIPSHALRTEVRDGDYLLRQLELGVLDAALVFQPQYWPGLQVEQVLEEKLILVRLAARPDPYVYIDWGPGFRQQHDAALPDKARAAVSFNLGPLALQYILENGGSGYFRTRVVQSYLESGVMERVPKAPEFSFPTYLVYSRERDSAILQQALVLLREVVKAESDWSQRWDPVL; translated from the coding sequence ATGGACATCGAACTGGCACGCACTTTCCTGGAAATCACCCGCTGCGGCAGCCTGGCCGCAGCAGCCGAGAAACTGCACGTCACCCAGACCGCCATCACTGCCCGGGTGCAAAAACTCGAAAGCCAGCTCGACAGCACGCTGTTTGTGCGCAACCGCGCCGGGGCGCGGTTGACTGCCGATGGCGAGGCGTTCGTGGTGTATGCCAATCAGTTGGTGCAGACCTGGGAAGCCGCGCGCCGCGACCTGCCGTTACCCGAGGGCTATCGCAATGTGTTGCATATCGGCGGTGAAGTCAGCCTGTGCAACCCATTGATGCTCGGCTGGGCCAAGGCCTTGCGCGAGCATATCCCCAGCCATGCCCTGCGCACCGAAGTGCGTGACGGTGATTACCTGTTGCGCCAACTGGAACTGGGGGTGCTGGACGCCGCACTGGTGTTCCAGCCGCAGTACTGGCCGGGGTTGCAGGTGGAGCAGGTGCTGGAGGAAAAACTGATCCTGGTACGCCTGGCCGCCCGCCCCGATCCCTATGTGTATATCGACTGGGGCCCAGGCTTTCGCCAGCAACACGACGCCGCCCTGCCGGACAAGGCCCGCGCCGCCGTGAGCTTCAACCTGGGGCCGCTGGCCCTGCAGTACATCCTGGAGAACGGCGGCAGCGGCTACTTCCGCACGCGGGTGGTGCAGAGCTACCTGGAAAGCGGGGTGATGGAGCGTGTGCCCAAGGCCCCGGAGTTCAGTTTCCCGACTTACCTGGTGTATTCGCGCGAACGCGATTCGGCGATCCTGCAACAGGCCCTGGTGCTGCTGCGCGAGGTGGTCAAGGCCGAGAGCGATTGGTCACAGCGCTGGGATCCGGTGCTTTGA
- a CDS encoding SDR family oxidoreductase — MTTFDFTQQRILVTGATSGIGREIALQLIASGAQVFAIGRDANALSQLGCETLCLDIANSTALDLALKGLPAMHGLVNCAGISRLEPAAAISSAAFDHVMNVNARAAAQVASRVGAAMIATGIAGSIVNVSSQAALVALDDHLGYCASKAALDAITRVQCAEWGRFGIRVNSVNPTVTLTPMAQQAWSDPAKRDPALAAIPLGRFAQPREVALPVLFLLSEAASMISGVSLPIDGGYTSR; from the coding sequence ATGACCACCTTTGACTTCACCCAGCAGCGCATCCTTGTCACCGGCGCCACCAGCGGCATTGGCCGGGAAATCGCCCTGCAACTGATCGCCAGCGGCGCCCAGGTGTTCGCCATTGGCCGTGACGCCAATGCCCTGTCCCAACTGGGCTGTGAAACCCTGTGCCTGGACATCGCCAACAGCACCGCACTGGATCTGGCCCTCAAGGGCTTGCCGGCGATGCACGGCCTGGTCAATTGCGCCGGGATTTCGCGCCTGGAACCGGCAGCGGCGATCAGCAGCGCAGCCTTTGACCACGTGATGAACGTCAATGCCCGTGCTGCCGCGCAAGTCGCCAGCCGGGTGGGGGCGGCGATGATCGCGACAGGTATCGCCGGCAGTATCGTCAACGTCTCCAGCCAGGCCGCGCTGGTGGCGCTGGACGACCACCTCGGCTATTGCGCCTCCAAGGCCGCCCTGGATGCGATTACCCGCGTGCAATGTGCCGAATGGGGGCGTTTCGGGATTCGGGTCAACAGCGTCAACCCTACCGTGACCCTGACCCCCATGGCGCAACAGGCCTGGTCCGATCCGGCCAAGCGCGACCCGGCCCTGGCGGCGATTCCCCTGGGGCGCTTTGCACAACCCCGGGAAGTGGCGTTGCCGGTGCTGTTCCTGTTGAGCGAGGCGGCGAGCATGATCAGCGGGGTCAGCCTGCCAATCGATGGTGGCTACACCAGCCGCTAG
- a CDS encoding alcohol dehydrogenase catalytic domain-containing protein: MDKHTHMQAVVCHGPKDYRLERIGKPLARPNELVIRIAACGICASDCKCHSGAAMFWGGDNPWVKAPVVPGHEFFGYVEQVGAGAEEHFEVKVGDKVIAEQIVPCGKCRFCKSGKYWMCEVHNIFGFQREVAEGGMAQYMRIPKTAIVHKIPESVSLEDSALIEPMACAIHTVNRGDLQLDDVVVIAGAGTLGLCMVQVAALKTPKKLVVIDMVDERLELAKKYGADVVINPSRDNARAIINGLTDHYGCDVYIETTGVPAGVTQGLDLIRKLGRFVEFSVFGAETSADWSIIGDRKELDVRGAHLGPYCYPVAIDLFERGLVTSKGIVTHDFPLDDWAEAFDLANSVKSIKVLLKPGQ, encoded by the coding sequence ATGGATAAGCACACCCACATGCAAGCCGTCGTCTGCCACGGCCCGAAAGACTACCGCCTGGAGCGCATCGGCAAACCCCTGGCGCGGCCCAACGAACTGGTGATCCGCATTGCGGCCTGCGGGATCTGCGCCAGTGACTGCAAATGCCACTCTGGGGCGGCGATGTTCTGGGGCGGCGACAACCCATGGGTCAAGGCACCGGTGGTGCCGGGGCATGAGTTTTTCGGTTACGTGGAGCAAGTCGGCGCGGGCGCCGAGGAGCACTTCGAGGTCAAGGTCGGTGACAAGGTGATCGCCGAGCAGATCGTGCCTTGCGGCAAGTGCCGTTTCTGCAAGTCCGGCAAGTACTGGATGTGCGAGGTGCACAACATCTTCGGTTTCCAGCGTGAAGTGGCCGAAGGCGGCATGGCCCAGTACATGCGCATCCCCAAGACCGCCATCGTGCACAAGATTCCCGAGTCGGTGTCCCTGGAAGATTCGGCGTTGATCGAGCCGATGGCCTGCGCGATCCATACGGTCAACCGTGGCGACCTGCAACTCGATGACGTGGTGGTGATCGCCGGTGCCGGTACCCTGGGCCTGTGCATGGTCCAGGTGGCCGCGCTGAAAACCCCGAAAAAACTGGTGGTGATCGACATGGTCGACGAGCGCCTGGAGCTGGCGAAAAAATACGGCGCCGATGTCGTGATCAACCCCTCCCGGGACAACGCCCGCGCCATCATCAATGGCCTGACCGACCACTACGGCTGCGACGTGTATATCGAGACCACGGGTGTACCCGCCGGTGTGACCCAGGGGCTGGATCTGATCCGCAAGCTGGGGCGCTTTGTCGAGTTCAGCGTGTTCGGTGCCGAGACCAGCGCTGACTGGTCGATCATCGGCGACCGCAAGGAGCTGGATGTACGCGGCGCTCACCTGGGGCCGTATTGCTACCCGGTGGCCATCGACCTGTTCGAGCGCGGCCTGGTGACGTCCAAGGGCATCGTCACCCATGACTTCCCCCTGGATGACTGGGCCGAAGCGTTCGACCTGGCCAACTCGGTGAAGTCGATCAAGGTGCTGCTCAAGCCGGGGCAATGA
- a CDS encoding FGGY-family carbohydrate kinase, with protein MHYVMGVDIGTQSTKALLVDGAGRIIAQHSQGYRVDTPKVRWAEQWPQVWLDAVEACVSQCMAKAAIAPAHVKALCISSLYGGSGIAVDAAIKPLHPCLIWMDRRAGEQVAWVREHVDLERLFEVTGNSVDSYYGFTKMLWLKQHQPQVWAGTRYLLPPNSYINYCLTGEVAVDHSSAGNIGGVYDVARRNWSAEMLAALDIPLAMMPERLLYSGDVVGGLLPEWARRLGLPVGMPVLAGGVDAAMATLAAGVTRPGNHVAMIGTSMCWGYLNQQVDARHGLVSMPHVYNGQQDLYIFGGAITAGASVSWFREQFCQAEEQQANDTGQDSLWLLEQSARKIPAGSDGVLFLPYLMGERSPVWDDQASGSFVGLNLYHSRIHLYRAVLEGVSFALRHNIEAGMRGAHSLDPRLIVVGGASHSDLWMQIIADVTRYPVYTIVQEVEAALGAALLAAHTAGLVDEGQMEQGWVQLELRAQPVAEHVQAYDRAFADYLTLYPALKPVMHSLQKT; from the coding sequence ATGCATTACGTAATGGGCGTGGATATAGGCACCCAAAGCACCAAGGCGCTGCTGGTGGATGGCGCGGGTCGGATCATCGCCCAGCACAGCCAGGGCTATCGCGTGGATACGCCGAAAGTGCGCTGGGCCGAGCAGTGGCCGCAGGTCTGGCTGGACGCGGTCGAGGCCTGCGTAAGCCAATGCATGGCCAAGGCCGCCATCGCCCCGGCACACGTCAAGGCGCTGTGCATCAGCAGCCTGTATGGCGGCTCGGGAATTGCCGTGGATGCCGCGATCAAGCCATTGCACCCGTGCCTGATCTGGATGGACCGCCGCGCCGGCGAACAGGTGGCCTGGGTACGCGAGCATGTCGACCTGGAGCGCCTATTCGAGGTCACCGGTAACTCGGTGGACAGCTACTACGGCTTTACCAAGATGCTCTGGCTCAAGCAGCACCAACCCCAGGTTTGGGCCGGCACCCGCTATCTGCTGCCGCCCAACAGCTATATCAACTACTGCCTGACCGGTGAGGTGGCGGTAGATCACAGCAGCGCCGGCAATATCGGCGGGGTCTACGACGTGGCGCGTCGCAACTGGTCTGCCGAGATGCTGGCGGCGCTGGATATCCCGTTGGCGATGATGCCCGAACGCCTGCTGTATTCGGGCGACGTGGTGGGTGGCCTGCTGCCGGAATGGGCCCGGCGCCTGGGGTTGCCGGTGGGCATGCCGGTGCTGGCCGGTGGCGTCGATGCGGCCATGGCAACCCTGGCGGCCGGCGTCACCCGGCCGGGCAACCACGTGGCGATGATCGGCACCAGCATGTGCTGGGGCTACCTCAACCAACAGGTGGATGCCCGGCATGGCCTGGTGAGCATGCCCCATGTCTATAACGGCCAGCAGGACCTGTATATCTTCGGCGGCGCGATTACCGCTGGCGCCTCGGTCAGCTGGTTTCGCGAGCAGTTTTGCCAGGCCGAGGAACAGCAGGCCAACGACACCGGCCAGGACAGCCTGTGGCTGCTGGAACAGAGTGCGCGCAAGATCCCGGCGGGCAGTGACGGGGTGTTGTTCCTGCCCTACCTGATGGGCGAGCGCAGCCCGGTGTGGGATGACCAGGCCAGCGGCAGTTTTGTCGGCCTGAACCTGTATCACAGCCGTATCCATCTGTACCGCGCGGTGCTCGAAGGGGTGAGTTTCGCCCTGCGGCACAACATTGAGGCGGGCATGCGCGGCGCCCATTCCCTGGACCCGCGGTTGATCGTGGTGGGCGGGGCGAGCCATTCGGATTTGTGGATGCAGATCATTGCGGATGTGACCCGCTACCCGGTGTACACCATCGTCCAGGAAGTGGAGGCGGCACTGGGGGCGGCGTTGTTGGCGGCGCATACGGCGGGGCTGGTGGATGAGGGGCAGATGGAGCAGGGGTGGGTGCAACTGGAGCTGCGGGCCCAACCTGTGGCTGAACATGTGCAGGCGTATGACCGCGCTTTTGCCGATTACCTGACGCTGTATCCGGCGCTCAAGCCGGTGATGCACAGCCTGCAAAAAACCTGA
- a CDS encoding alpha/beta fold hydrolase, translating to MSTPAHTAPPGIDWLVDCPRLPGRALDQEVVARTQCGIVTVPQDHQAPNARTLRLTITRVGARQPLERRGVIFARPATAQADLRGVFAVHLATVWKYYNNEAYRTLIRFYDVIELSPRNGTDHDQSAWDMEFVRQQLGEQRISFLGIAQGNLLGAGYAQLFAERVERMVLIQPDSATVQASEPLPATLRLKGPYLQSTTTDASQCVNRWAGTYLAHGRQPPPSTDCLDD from the coding sequence TTGAGTACACCCGCTCATACCGCGCCGCCGGGCATCGACTGGCTGGTAGATTGCCCGCGCCTGCCCGGGCGGGCCCTTGACCAGGAGGTGGTTGCCCGCACCCAATGCGGCATCGTCACCGTGCCACAGGACCACCAGGCACCGAACGCACGCACGTTGCGCCTGACCATCACCCGCGTCGGGGCCCGCCAGCCCCTGGAACGCCGGGGCGTGATCTTCGCCCGCCCAGCCACCGCACAAGCAGATTTGCGCGGGGTGTTCGCGGTGCATCTGGCGACCGTGTGGAAGTACTACAACAATGAGGCGTACCGCACGCTGATACGCTTCTACGATGTGATTGAGCTAAGCCCGCGCAATGGGACAGACCACGACCAATCGGCCTGGGACATGGAGTTCGTGCGCCAGCAACTGGGTGAGCAACGGATCAGCTTCCTGGGTATCGCCCAGGGCAACCTGCTCGGTGCCGGCTACGCCCAGTTGTTTGCCGAGCGCGTCGAACGCATGGTGCTGATCCAGCCCGACAGCGCCACCGTCCAGGCATCCGAACCACTGCCAGCTACCCTGCGACTCAAGGGCCCTTATCTGCAAAGCACAACCACGGATGCCAGCCAGTGCGTCAATCGCTGGGCTGGCACCTATCTGGCCCATGGACGGCAGCCGCCGCCATCGACCGACTGCCTGGACGACTAA
- a CDS encoding substrate-binding domain-containing protein, with the protein MKKLRKTLCLLALSTCTVALADTKPVPMRIGASFQEINNPYFVTMKDALQEAAATIGAQLIITDARHDVSKQVSDVEDMLQKGIDILLINPTDSVGVQSAVKSAHAAGVVVVAVDAQADGPLDSFVGSKNFDAGFQACEYLAKNIGDTGNIAILDGIAVVPILERVRGCKEAVAKHPQIKIVSIQNGKQERDQALTVTENMLQAQPTLKGIFSVNDNGSLGALSAIEASGMDVKLVSVDGAPEAIKAILKPGSKFIATSAQYPRDQIRLALGIALAKKWGSQVPATIPVDIALIDQAKARDFSW; encoded by the coding sequence ATGAAAAAGCTTCGCAAAACCCTGTGTCTGTTGGCTCTAAGCACCTGCACCGTCGCCCTGGCCGACACCAAGCCTGTGCCCATGCGCATCGGCGCGTCCTTCCAGGAAATCAACAACCCGTACTTCGTCACCATGAAAGACGCCCTGCAAGAAGCGGCGGCGACCATCGGTGCGCAATTGATCATCACCGATGCCCGCCACGACGTGTCCAAACAGGTCAGTGACGTCGAAGACATGCTGCAAAAGGGCATCGATATCCTGCTGATCAACCCCACGGACTCGGTGGGCGTGCAGTCCGCCGTCAAATCGGCCCACGCGGCCGGTGTGGTGGTGGTCGCAGTCGATGCCCAGGCCGATGGCCCGCTGGACTCTTTCGTCGGCTCAAAGAACTTCGACGCCGGCTTCCAGGCCTGTGAGTACCTGGCCAAAAACATCGGCGACACAGGCAATATCGCAATCCTCGACGGCATCGCCGTGGTGCCGATCCTGGAGCGGGTGCGCGGTTGCAAAGAGGCGGTGGCCAAGCACCCGCAGATCAAGATCGTGAGCATCCAGAACGGCAAGCAGGAGCGTGACCAGGCGCTGACCGTGACCGAAAACATGCTCCAGGCCCAACCCACCCTCAAGGGCATTTTCAGCGTCAATGACAACGGCTCCCTCGGCGCCCTGTCGGCCATCGAGGCCAGTGGCATGGACGTCAAGCTGGTCAGCGTCGACGGTGCGCCGGAAGCGATCAAGGCCATCCTCAAGCCCGGCAGCAAGTTCATCGCCACTTCGGCGCAGTACCCCCGCGACCAGATCCGCCTGGCCCTGGGCATCGCCCTGGCCAAGAAGTGGGGTTCGCAAGTACCCGCCACTATCCCGGTGGATATCGCCCTGATCGATCAGGCCAAGGCCAGGGATTTCAGCTGGTAA
- a CDS encoding LysR family transcriptional regulator: MQLRALRYFHEVARCASLRKAAERLYVTPTAVSRQIEHLEHFFGAALIERGPRGIRLTVEGECLAEQVTSTLRGLDQVRDVIASRQSQVAGNISIHVSESIVSTVLAPVLAAFYRAHPKVTFNIVIASASATLDALCSGEADLGLAFYLQERADVEVFAQCELWHRVLVSAEHPFAQRDSIELHELEGQPLAIPDSAYGVRQALEAAAKKRGVTIQPVFTTSSLEVQKSLARQRAAVLILPQVDADARDLGDGLVAVPIADEHLGRIRIDLCGYRNRPRSVAVLKCQEMLASAMQRCALVD, translated from the coding sequence ATGCAATTACGAGCCTTGCGGTATTTTCACGAGGTGGCGCGCTGCGCCTCGTTGCGTAAGGCGGCCGAGCGTTTGTATGTCACGCCCACTGCCGTCAGCCGGCAGATCGAACACCTGGAACACTTCTTTGGGGCCGCCCTGATTGAGCGCGGCCCGCGTGGCATCCGCCTGACGGTGGAGGGCGAGTGCCTGGCTGAGCAGGTGACCAGTACCTTGCGTGGCCTCGATCAGGTGCGCGATGTGATCGCCAGCCGGCAAAGCCAGGTGGCCGGTAACATCAGTATCCATGTGTCAGAAAGTATCGTTTCCACGGTACTGGCGCCGGTGCTCGCGGCGTTCTACCGCGCGCACCCCAAGGTCACGTTCAATATTGTGATCGCCAGCGCCTCGGCCACGCTGGATGCCCTGTGCAGCGGCGAGGCCGACCTGGGCCTGGCGTTCTATCTGCAGGAGCGGGCCGATGTCGAGGTCTTCGCGCAATGCGAGTTGTGGCACCGGGTGCTGGTCAGCGCCGAACATCCCTTTGCCCAGCGCGACAGCATTGAGTTGCACGAGCTTGAAGGCCAACCCCTGGCCATCCCCGATTCGGCGTACGGCGTGCGCCAGGCGCTGGAGGCCGCGGCGAAAAAGCGTGGGGTGACGATCCAGCCGGTATTCACTACCAGTTCCCTGGAAGTGCAGAAAAGCCTGGCCCGGCAACGGGCGGCGGTGTTGATCCTGCCCCAGGTGGATGCCGACGCCCGTGACCTGGGCGATGGCCTGGTGGCGGTACCGATTGCCGATGAACACTTGGGGCGGATTCGCATCGACCTATGCGGGTACCGCAACCGGCCGCGCTCAGTGGCGGTGCTCAAGTGCCAGGAGATGCTGGCCAGCGCCATGCAGCGTTGCGCGCTGGTGGATTAG